A region from the Hyalangium gracile genome encodes:
- a CDS encoding DUF1801 domain-containing protein, producing the protein MPTRTKRPPSKPPPRRTKATLEASAGSKPEPGGSRTDPDVIAFLRELDHPQKKEIEAVRQLILGISPEIREGIKWNAPSFQTTDHFATFNLRGKEGARLILHTGAKTKQTATTGMKIADPLGLLEWLARDRCLVTLGTLKDLQARRAALEAIVREWIAQLPSP; encoded by the coding sequence ATGCCGACTCGAACGAAGCGTCCTCCCTCCAAGCCGCCTCCCCGCCGTACGAAAGCCACCCTTGAAGCGTCCGCCGGCAGCAAGCCTGAACCCGGTGGTTCGCGGACGGACCCGGACGTCATCGCGTTTCTGCGCGAGCTGGATCATCCGCAGAAGAAGGAGATCGAGGCGGTGCGGCAGCTCATCCTCGGCATCAGCCCGGAGATCCGCGAAGGCATCAAATGGAACGCGCCGAGCTTCCAGACGACCGACCACTTCGCGACGTTCAACCTGCGCGGCAAGGAAGGCGCCCGGCTCATCCTCCACACAGGGGCCAAGACGAAGCAGACCGCGACCACGGGGATGAAGATCGCGGACCCCTTGGGCCTGCTGGAGTGGCTTGCCAGGGATCGCTGCCTGGTGACGCTCGGCACCCTGAAGGACCTCCAGGCACGGCGGGCCGCGCTGGAGGCCATCGTGCGCGAGTGGATCGCGCAGCTGCCTTCGCCCTAG